In Phocoena phocoena chromosome 3, mPhoPho1.1, whole genome shotgun sequence, the DNA window CGTTCACCCCAAAATTATTGAGATCAACTAATGTAGATTTACTGTGCttgcaaaattttcctttctttaaaaaaaaaaggctgttcaCGCATATAATTCTTATTCCAGAAGGTCAGAGGCAAATGATTTCAAAAATTGATATCTGATATTTCTAGAATAATTATCTAAATCACAAACTATTCTTAATTTATGTGGCAGTTCaaatatttcatcaaattttCCTATAGTAAACAAGATATTAAAATCTCTTCATCAAAAGGTTGCAGAGCAACCATTTATATCCAAATCACCTTTTTCAATGGTGAAGTTAAATATACAACCTAGTAAAATGAGTAaggatatcttttaaaaaattaaacttcaaTTATTTAACCAGAAAGTAAGTCTaatgcttttttgtttatttactatTCTTCATTACAAGTTTTTTACTGAGTAAAGATGAAATAAACCTAATGTGACTGTTTGCAATGATGACTCCTTAAATACCCCTACATCAACCCTCAGAATAAAATGTTAACACAAAAATCCAAGTGATCAGGCTCATTAAACTCACAGGTAAACTGAGTTTTTCCTCAAACCAATAAGGAGCTTTTTATTCAGAACAATTTCATTAAGACATTTGCAGGGCAAATATGCCATCATAAATTTTATTCTGAATAACAATAAAGTGCTGAATAATAATTACCTGAATCTTTTTTAGtacttttcacttattttttcttaagttaaaAGAGCCCTTTCTGTGGCATTAGCaaagctgtgaaaaaaaaaatcaaaaaaagaaaacaaagaagggagggagagaggaaagaaagaaaagaaaggaagagagaaagagaaagaaaaagaaaagctaattttCAGTAAGGGAAGAGGAAGCACTGCAACCTTTTGTGTTTAATTAGGGTGACAAATAATTGAGACCAAAGTAATTCATGCAAGTTATCTTCAAAGGTATACTTAAGCTTGAAGAAAGAAGGAACACTGTTACTGACCTCTGATACTATGGCAGTAAATTGCATACTAAAAATACCTTAATTATCCTAGATGCCTAGATCTGGCTTGGCAAGCATCATGCCACTGACATGCTTCAgctcttttttgtaaataaaagtgaTTTGCAGTTCAATTACTGAATAGTTCAGTGTGACTCATTAAGCTGTGTGATAAAACTTTGAGGTTAAATTTAAGCAAATTCTCTACACCTAATCACATCATCAGCACAAGCAGGACAATGCTGGCGCAGCATGAAAGGTGGGTCACTTTATAAAGATTCTTCCTTTTACTGCATGATATATTAAGACGACAGACCTAAATTTCAACTGGGTTAATGAGTTAGAATAGCTTTGTTTCCCAAATTTAGCACACGATAATTTCAGTGGATTAGAGAAAGAAACttcagatgtaaagaaaaaaacaacaaaaaagcttgAGCTCTGGTAGCTAACCTGTAGCTCTAAAAATTGTCATGCTACAAGAGTACTTTCGTAAAATAAACTTTGTAACATACTTAGCAGTGTTTCAGAGTTGAAGGTGACCAACTGCTGCATAGAAAATATGCTAACATACAACAGTCAAGTTGAAGCCAGTGCATAGAGAAGATAAAGCACTTATGGTAACTGCAAATGGTAACAAGTCCATAAAGTTTGTACAACCTAACATGGATCCATAAGGGGAAAGAAACTGATAAGTAGAAATGGTTAAGTTAAAAATGAGGTGGAAACAGGGGAGAagctcagagaagagaaggaagaagcacAAAAAAGACATTCAATTGTATAAAATTCACAAACCAGAAAAGTATAAAGACACCACTGAAAAATGGTTAACTCTGTCCCAAACACCCAACAGCAAACAAAACCAGAATGGATAAGCCTTTGGCAGACAATTTTAGAAATCTGAATATGAGATTACATTTCTCAATAATTCACAAACAATATATTATAtggtatatttatattaaatactgGGAAACCAGTCCTGTAAATTTGATGCTTACAATGCTTTAGCCAATGAGAGCACGATGAAATCAAGCTAAATGAATGCTGGTGTTACCACAACAGTGCTCATTTATGAAACAACTGTTACCAAGTCGTGCTTCAACAGTCAAATTATCATCTATGAAGTGAAACGAAGGTCTCTAGCTTTTCTGGGATATGCCCTTTATAGTATATTCTATGATTCACTATGACACGAGCAGCTAGACACTGCAATGTGGTATGATTTATAGGCTGGATCAAATTTTTAGCTATTTCCTTCTCGTCCAGCAAGTCACTAGCAGTTTGTTTGTGCAAGTTTGTGGCATCAAAATGTGCACCTGATTTAATAAGGAGATTCATGATGTCTGGATGGTTGTTCAGAGCAGCGATATGGAGGGGACTGTTGTCATCCGAGTCTCTGACGTTCACATCAGCACCACATTCTATCAGTATCGCAGTAACTTGCAGAGATGGAAATTTACAAACAGGGTACTGCCCTACACAGGTAGTATTCTTGTccacagccagatgaagagggcTGAAGTTATTCTTTCCCCTTGGATGCAGCTTAAGAAACCTGTATATAGTTTGCTTTTTGAAATGATCCTGTTCTAGAGTACAAGGAACTTTTTCTAATATGCAAATCAAGTGCAAAATAATGGAAAGAGCCTTATTTAACTGTAATGGGTCTGCTGGACACTGAGTTTGTTTGATCGCTCGCTCTATTTCAAGGACACTTTTGCACAGTATGCCCATAAGATCATCAAATGTAACAGTGGTTCCCAGACCTTTAGCCCTATACTGTAGCATAAAAGAGAACAGTTCTGCAAAAGATAATAAGCTGCTGGCGGTCATCGGGCTTAGAGGGTCCAAATTGTTCTGCTGCATATCCAAAGCATACTTCCATAGGTTGATGCATCGTTTGAAATTTCCAGAGTCTGCATAGACAGCACCTCTATATCTAATGTAGTAAGAGGTGTCAGGATGAGAAGGACCGAGAATACGTTCTCTAATTAATAGTGCCTGCATTCTCATCTCATCAGGATCAGCAATAAGACCTTCTAGCTCTTCTGCACTGTTTACCTCCTTGGCATAATCATAAGCCATTATTAGTGTCTGTGGTACTGGTTTGCTAATTATATTAGTCCTATCACTGTACCTCATGTTCATTGCCTTTTTCCAGTATTTCAAAGCCCCAAGGAGATCTCTTTTTTTGTCTACAAATGTGGCTCCCAGAAGCTCTAGAGCATTGATCCTTTCTGTCTTGCTGGTCTGTGCATGGTGAGTCAGGAAATCTACAATATTTGTGTGACCAGTCACACTTGCTGAGAGGAGGGGAGTCATTCCATAACCATCCTTTTCCATCTTGGCACAATACATAAGAAGCATCTTCATGATGTCCAAACTTCCAGATTCTGCGCAATCATGCAATGCAGTATTACcttaaggaggaggaaaaaaagagataacatATTTGAGGGACCAGGATATAatgtaatacatatgtatactTTAGAATCTAAAGAAAAGCAGGCAGCTCCAAGCTGCCCTCAATGGGACATACTTTAATTtgattacaaataagaaaaaatgatcCCCAGCACCTAAAGCTAATGTCTGACACAcagcagggggaaaaaatattGGTTAAATTCTTTGAATAAACGAAATGACAAAATAAggcatgaaaagatattcaaagtcactaaatgaaattcaaaattaatcCATGGCCTCTTGATATTTTTCAGTAATGTTTTCAAGTGTATATTCTACAACTAAAAACTGATGAAATGAAATTAACCAGCTATTTACAGTTTTGCTGACAGTCACTTAACTTTCTGGGTCAGACTCCacatttataaataagaaatctAGTCTGTAACACCTAAGGGTCTCCAATTTGATTCTAAGAgccagaaattattttttcagtatttctgaTTGCCAAGTGAACCTCAACTGTTTTAGTCAAAAATCTTGGTAACAAAGTACAATACTTTCTTCAAAAAACTCACATAAGAAAAACAAGTCCACTGAAACCTAAAAAATATGTGGGTGGTTCAACATGAACTTTAAAAGGAGACATCTGAAGTGTCCTTTCATAATGGATTATTTCCCactgtaatttaattttcttaaacattctttttaaatgtactaaATGTTCTAACACCGTCCGATTCTTCCCACACATGCATTAAAACTGACAATAGACACTGGCACATTAGTAAAAGGCTGTGTGGATGGAACATACTAAGACATAATCACTCATTTTAGCTACCTAAATTTAATCTAAACATTCTACTAATGATCAAAACAGAAATTATCATGCAGACCTTTGATATCTACATACAATGTTTACAGAAAATTTCAACAGTCTTATTAGGCATGTGTGTGAAAAATAACTAATATAGCTGGCTGAGACAGCTATCTTTAGAAAGACCTGCTTGCAAGGATGGCCCTGGGCTGGCATCTAGAATGTTGTCTGGTAAACAGTTCCAAGATATAAAACTTTCCCTAAATGATAAGGGTGGCTTTTATGCTGActacctgctttccttctgggactctggaATTTTGCGTATGTGCTCAGCAGAGGGTGCCTTTGTGACCAGTGCCCAATAAAAACCTGGACATTGAGTCTCTAACCATTCTCTAATCAATCAAAATGGGTTTCCCTGGGCAGGAATATTGCACACATGCATTTATGTTGCTAGCGGAAGACAGCTCTTTGTGACCTCACAGGAAGGAGAGAGCATAAAAAAGCCTGCACAAAGATTCCTCTAGGCCCCAACTGTGCCTTTCCTCTTATGATCCAGGTACATGTCCTTATTATACCACTGTAATAACTCTTAGCCATGAGTACAACTGTATGCTAAGTTACCTGCTAACATGGGGGTGGCCTTGAGGACCCCTGACATAGGATGTGTACTAGAAAGTTGTTTAAACCTGAATACTTCATGTAACAGGTCTACagataaaattccaaaaagcacAAGTTGTAATACATTAGGGCTTTAAATCTCTTCACAAGTTTATCCTGTTTATTAGTCTTCCATGATATCTATAGggattatattaaaaaatctgGATATGTTGTGACCCAGGATTCCAGTGGTCTACGATGGAAGGGTGTCTGATAGAATGTTTTAGCAATGTGTACGGTAACCAACCACTAAGAGAGCCCAGAACTTCTGACTACTAATGTTCATTTGctcaaaataatttcaattaaaCATGACTACtactaagtatatttttaaaactcttttgaattatggatccctaatattcccattttctctaagaaatagacaatataatagaaatataaagagAAGGCTTAGATGGCATTCTTCTCTATTCAGaataataaaatcaagaaaaagaatgcagCAAAGCCAGTTTTTTAAGTAACTGAATTGACATATTAGAAAAatgcagaatatatatattttgaatacacCATATACtgaaaaaatgttctgttttgttttgttttttgttttaaaggaataAGAGACTCTCACATCTAGTATTGGCAGAGGTAGCATGATTACCCTCCCAATCAGAACCAGAAAAGCTgaaaactgcatttaaaaaaaatctgtatgacCACCTGTAAGAGCTCACAGGGAGACAACAtccaggagaataaagaaaattagtTAAGTAAAGTCCAGAATTTGGGGAAGCTTTCCCCAATGACCTCTACTGATTCTGGAATAGGCAGCTAAAAAACTGGGCAGAGCTTTTGACCTTTCAGAGCTAGAGGAGAAAACTGGAGTCCAAAGCCTATTAAGAAATCCCTATACACTTTAGGTTATAGCTCTGAAGGGCTGCTCTCTAGGAGTTAAGGTGAAGTGCAAAGAAACCAGCGTTCAGAGGCActgaaatgcaagttaaaatcatCTTTATATTGAATTAAAGTAATCCAGAACTGCTAGTATATATGTAATCAAAAGCCAGAAGCAAATACAAATACTACTTAGATGAAGATATTATCATACAAGAGCTCAAattatctttatatattcttcataTATAATGTTTGGTATCCAATCAAAAATAAtggacagaagagaaaacaagtaaCCACAGCACAAAAACCAAGGATAAGAGCTAAGAGAAAAGCCCAACAGAAGATCTAGATAATACAGTTATCAGACACAGactttaaagtaataattatgcTTAGAGtattcagatattttttaaaaatttgagaattaGACAGAAAACTGTGAActacaaaaaagaaccaaatggacattctagaactgaaaaactcAATGGGTGGCTTTAAAAGCAGACTACACATAGCTGAATAGAGAATTAGTGAACTAGAAAATTAAGCCAGATGAAAATACATAGAAAGAAGCATGcaagtgaaagaatggaaaaacagGAGACTATAGAGACAGAGGAAACGATGTCAGAAGGGATAACATGCTTAAAACCAGAATTATAGACTAAGAAAATAGGCCCAAAGCAATATTTAAAGAGACAAAGTTTGAGAATCTTCTGAAGCTGATGAAAGATTAAGCATAAATTTAATAAGTtttataaacaacaaggatagACAAAAAAAGCCACACCGAGGCACTCTACAGCAGAACCGTTAAAAActaaggacaaagagaaaaatcttaaagccAAAGAATAGGTGGACATGACCTGCCAAAGAACAACAATTAGACTGACAGCAAAGTTCTAatcagaaacaagagaagccTTAAAgcactaaaggaaaataaatgccaACTTAGAATTCTGTGAAGTAAAGGACCGTTTCAggtgagaaagaaaagatgagcCACATGGAAGCCTAGAAAGGAGAGTATCAACATTGACAGAAAGGGTAAATTTGTGAGatatctaaataaatattgacGTTAAAAATAATATCTTGTAACAGGGTTTGAAACACATATAGAAGAAAAATGCTTGACAGCAATAGCATAGAAGTAAAGAGGGTAATTGGAGTTGAAGTATTCTAAGATTTCTGCCTTACTTGGAAAGaggtaaaataagaaatttatgTTAGCCTTTGATAAGTCAAAGTAGTACTATCTAGAGTAACCACTAAAATAATAGAGGGTATGCATGCATATAATTACTATATCCTCTAAtatagagaaaaaatgaaaaataatccaaacaaagacagaaacaaagcaaaacaggtAGACAAATAAAAATCAGTTAAGTAGCTAGGAGATTAAAGCCCAAATATATAAGTAGTTACATTAAATACAAGCAAACTAAATGTtccattaaaagacaaaaactgtcagactgaaaatacaaacacacatagaACTCGACTacatgctgcttacaagagaaataccttaaatgtaaggaTAGAAAAAGGTTtaagtgaaaagatgaaaaaatatatatactttatgcaaaaattaaccattacagataaacattttataatgacataaaattcaaaacaacagaaagatataattctaaatttgttttcacctaaaaacagcaaaataaataaagcaaaaatcaacagaactacaaggaaaatcagataaatccacTCATAATACATTTGAACACCCTTTTTCAGTTTAGGAGACCAAAACCAATAAGgatattgaaaattaaatgaacactATAGAATTTAGTTTTTTTCTAAGGACACATGGAGCATATACAAATGCTGActacattctgggccataaaatgaGACTCACACAAATGTCAAAGGACTGAAATCACTGAGTATGTTCTAAGTCCACAATACAAGTTAGGTTCTAAGTCCACAATACAAGTTAGATTAAAAACaagcggggaaaaaaaaaaaaaaaaaaaacctagaaaaatctccacatatttgaaatttaaaaatatacttttaaataggCCACAGGTCAAAGAAGGAATCCCAatggaaagcagaaaatatttttatctggatggtaataaaaatgttaaataaaaaaatcttGTGGGATATGGCTAAAACTATGCTTAAATGTACATTAGAAAAGAATGGCTTTTTGAAAAAACAGCTAAGTTTCCATCTCAAGAACTTATAGGggaaaaacaatatattaaaCCTAGAGAGACTagaagcaaataataaaaaacagaaataaatgaagagaaaaggtACCAGTATGCTAGCACGGCATTTTTCCCCTAAATTGTATTAACTATTGCGAACTTATATTAATAACTATGCAAAGTAGAGAAGATAAACTTGTTCTACAAACAGAAACCAGAGAAACTGGTAGTAAAATAAAAACCCATGTCTCCCAATTGCCATTTCAGTGTATTGCTCATTACTAAGGTCATATTTTAAATGCTAGTCATACTACACTCCAGTGAATAAGTTATTTCTAATATAAACCAAGCATCATAATAAAACTTCCACCAATCATATTACTTTCCAGCTCAAAAGCTTTCATGCTTCCTCTAAAGAAATAGCTGAAAATCTTTAAGATTTCAAAATTCTACAGCATTGATTCTCAAAGCACTATCTGTGTGAGGATGAGAAAGCAACAAGGCAGAAATCTATAGTTTTAGAAGGCATGTCATGTGAAGTAAAGCTTAATCTTGGTAGTGGGAACACACATAAGAAGATATACTCTgggaaatagatttttaaaaagagaaatagttcCCTAACCTACCTCTCTAGCCTCATTCGTTGTCATCTCCAGTATGAATGCTGCTCTGTGAATCTAGCCCAGGAGccagcaaacttcttctgtaaagggttAGATAGTATTCCAGCTTTTGCAGTCCATAAGGTCTCTGTTGTAATCACTCAACTCTACCATATAACAAAAAGTATCCATAGGCAATTGGTTAAATTAATGGACATGGCTGttttccaacaaaactttacttATGGACATTGAAATGTGGCTTTTGTGTAATTTTCTCATGTCATGATATATTActcttcatttgatttttttttcaaccattaaaaaatataaaaaatatatcttagtTCTCAGGCAGTACAAAAACACGGGGTGGGCAGGATTTGACCTCTGGGCCAGAGTTTGCCAACACCTTCTCTAACCCAAAAGACATCATCAATACCAGCCACACACAAGGCAAAGAAACTGCTTAGGCTTCCCATCACTGTATTCTAAGTTACCTCTCCCAGTTCCTGGAATAGTCCCACTTACTTCCACCTCCATGCCTCTTCTCTTAATTTTCCTGTCAATATactctttcttctttgcctttttaaCTTCTTCTTCTCCAAGTTGCACCAGAAATTTCAGCTGCTCAAAGAGGCCTTCTTGGTTATACTATGTCAATTTATCATTTTGAGAATGCCTGGTGAATAAATGTTTCATTCATCCTGGTAAGTACTCATGTTATATCTATCTACTATTATAATCTTACGTAATACCTTACATAATATGTTAGTGCTTCACAAATAGGTTTTCTTACCTAAACTGTCTATTCCTAAAGTACACAGAGCCTATGTTATATTTCCTTTATATCCCAGATAGCAGTTAGCACAATATCAAAG includes these proteins:
- the FEM1C gene encoding protein fem-1 homolog C, with amino-acid sequence MDLKTAVFNAARDGKLRLLTKLLASKSKEEVSSLISEKTNGATPLLMAARYGHLDMVEFLLEQCSASIEVGGSVNFDGETIEGAPPLWAASAAGHLKVVQSLLNHGASVNNTTLTNSTPLRAACFDGHLEIVKYLVEHKADLEVSNRHGHTCLMISCYKGHKEIAQYLLEKGADVNRKSVKGNTALHDCAESGSLDIMKMLLMYCAKMEKDGYGMTPLLSASVTGHTNIVDFLTHHAQTSKTERINALELLGATFVDKKRDLLGALKYWKKAMNMRYSDRTNIISKPVPQTLIMAYDYAKEVNSAEELEGLIADPDEMRMQALLIRERILGPSHPDTSYYIRYRGAVYADSGNFKRCINLWKYALDMQQNNLDPLSPMTASSLLSFAELFSFMLQYRAKGLGTTVTFDDLMGILCKSVLEIERAIKQTQCPADPLQLNKALSIILHLICILEKVPCTLEQDHFKKQTIYRFLKLHPRGKNNFSPLHLAVDKNTTCVGQYPVCKFPSLQVTAILIECGADVNVRDSDDNSPLHIAALNNHPDIMNLLIKSGAHFDATNLHKQTASDLLDEKEIAKNLIQPINHTTLQCLAARVIVNHRIYYKGHIPEKLETFVSLHR